One segment of Macrotis lagotis isolate mMagLag1 chromosome 1, bilby.v1.9.chrom.fasta, whole genome shotgun sequence DNA contains the following:
- the SLN gene encoding sarcolipin, with translation MERSTREICLNFTVVLITVILMWLLVRSYQY, from the coding sequence ATGGAGAGATCTACAAGAGAGATATGTCTCAACTTTACCGTGGTCCTCATAACTGTGATCCTCATGTGGCTGCTGGTGAGGTCATATCAATACTAA